The Bryobacteraceae bacterium genome includes a window with the following:
- the ndhE gene encoding NAD(P)H-quinone oxidoreductase subunit 4L, translating to MLAPITTAHYLVLSAILLLVGVVGILTRRNVIVLMMSIEIILNAVNVNLIAFARNLDQLEGQVFAIFVICVAVAEAAVGLGILIALFRNKETVQVDEIDLLKW from the coding sequence ATGCTGGCCCCCATCACCACCGCGCATTACCTGGTGCTGAGCGCGATTCTGCTGCTCGTCGGCGTCGTGGGCATCCTGACGCGGCGCAACGTGATCGTGCTGATGATGTCCATCGAGATCATTCTCAATGCGGTCAACGTCAACCTGATCGCCTTTGCGCGCAACCTCGATCAGCTGGAGGGGCAGGTCTTCGCCATCTTCGTCATCTGCGTGGCTGTCGCTGAAGCGGCGGTAGGGTTGGGCATTCTGATCGCGCTGTTCCGGAACAAGGAGACGGTGCAGGTGGACGAGATCGACCTGCTGAAGTGGTAG
- a CDS encoding oxidoreductase — translation MKELRVAMIGYGFMGRAHTNAFKRLTDFFPVAYRPVLQTACGRNEEKVRAFAAAWGYARFETDWRKAVEAPDVDLVDICAPNDLHADIAIAAAQAGKMVLCEKPLARTLEEAERMVEAVERAGVANMVWYNYRRVPAIALAKQLVDEGRIGRPFHYRTNFLQDWTISPDVPQGGAALWRLDVDAAGSGVTGDLLAHNIDTAMWLNGAITRVVARTETFVKERVHALTGRVAPVGIDDASLFIAEFANGSLGLFEATRYARGHKALKTLELNGADGSLRFNLEEMEYLDYFEYPGVPGHVRGWRRIHVTNAEHPYMDRYWVPGLVIGYEHTFLNALADFVRGLETGEKVQPDFRNALQTQKVCEAVLQSAREGRWVETGVEL, via the coding sequence ATGAAAGAGCTGCGCGTGGCCATGATCGGCTACGGCTTCATGGGCAGGGCGCATACGAATGCCTTCAAGCGGCTGACGGACTTCTTCCCCGTGGCGTACAGGCCGGTGCTGCAGACGGCCTGCGGGCGGAACGAAGAGAAGGTGCGCGCCTTCGCCGCCGCCTGGGGCTACGCCCGGTTCGAGACGGACTGGCGCAAGGCCGTGGAGGCGCCGGACGTGGATCTGGTGGACATCTGCGCGCCGAACGACCTGCACGCCGACATCGCCATCGCCGCCGCGCAGGCGGGCAAGATGGTGCTGTGCGAGAAGCCTCTGGCGCGGACCCTTGAAGAAGCGGAGCGGATGGTGGAAGCCGTGGAGCGGGCCGGCGTCGCGAACATGGTGTGGTACAACTACCGGCGCGTGCCCGCGATCGCGCTGGCGAAGCAGCTGGTCGACGAGGGCAGGATCGGCAGGCCGTTCCACTACCGCACGAATTTCCTCCAGGACTGGACGATTTCGCCCGATGTGCCGCAGGGCGGGGCGGCGCTGTGGCGGCTGGACGTGGATGCGGCGGGCAGCGGAGTCACCGGCGATCTGCTGGCGCACAACATCGACACGGCCATGTGGCTGAACGGCGCGATCACGCGCGTGGTGGCGCGGACGGAGACGTTCGTGAAAGAGCGCGTGCACGCGCTGACCGGGCGCGTGGCGCCCGTGGGCATCGATGACGCGTCGCTGTTCATCGCGGAGTTTGCCAACGGCTCGCTGGGGCTGTTCGAGGCGACGCGCTACGCGCGCGGGCACAAGGCGCTGAAGACGCTGGAGCTGAACGGCGCGGACGGCTCGCTCCGGTTCAATCTCGAGGAGATGGAGTATCTCGATTACTTCGAGTATCCGGGCGTGCCGGGCCATGTGCGGGGCTGGCGGCGGATTCATGTGACCAACGCCGAGCATCCGTACATGGACCGCTACTGGGTGCCGGGGCTGGTGATCGGCTACGAGCACACGTTTCTCAATGCGCTGGCCGATTTCGTGCGCGGACTGGAGACGGGGGAGAAAGTGCAGCCGGATTTCCGCAACGCCCTGCAGACGCAGAAGGTGTGCGAAGCCGTGCTGCAGAGCGCGCGGGAAGGGCGGTGGGTGGAGACGGGCGTGGAGCTCTAG
- a CDS encoding CinA-like protein, producing MNAEIIAVGSELLTPSRVDTNSLWLTAQLNALGVEVVRKTVVGDQRDLLAEAVSAALDRVPLLLITGGLGPTEDDVTREAAAQALRRRLLFSEEILQGIEERFRRLGRQMAPNNRRQAFLIEGAVPLPNPFGTAPGQWLDLPSGMMALLPGPPRELQPMFENHCLPLLRERLPRAFIRTRFFRVAGMGESDLDNLIAPIYRPYSNPVTTILAAEGDVQIHLRARGETEQEAEALAEELGAKILAALGERVYSTDGTPLEAVVGRLLAERGLSVAVAESCTAGLLAARMTEVPGASKWFAGGFVVYGAAMKTRLLGLDEALVRDHGVVSEAVAVAMAESARDRTGASFALSITGEAGPESSTPGIEPGTVWIGLAGPSEAEAKLFRFPAGRERVRRFAVQNALHLLWRKLKEQ from the coding sequence ATGAACGCGGAAATCATCGCAGTCGGCAGCGAGCTGCTGACCCCGTCCAGAGTCGATACGAACTCGCTTTGGCTGACAGCGCAGCTGAACGCGCTGGGCGTGGAAGTGGTCCGCAAGACGGTGGTGGGCGACCAGCGGGATCTGCTCGCCGAGGCTGTCAGCGCCGCGCTGGACCGCGTGCCTCTGCTGCTGATCACGGGCGGACTGGGGCCCACGGAAGACGACGTGACGCGGGAGGCGGCGGCGCAGGCGCTGCGCCGGCGGCTCCTGTTCAGCGAGGAGATCCTGCAGGGGATCGAGGAGCGGTTCCGGCGGCTGGGCCGGCAGATGGCGCCGAACAACCGGCGGCAGGCGTTCCTGATCGAAGGAGCTGTCCCGCTGCCCAACCCCTTCGGCACGGCGCCAGGCCAGTGGCTGGATCTGCCGAGCGGGATGATGGCGCTGCTGCCGGGACCCCCGCGCGAGCTGCAGCCGATGTTCGAGAACCACTGCCTGCCTCTGCTGCGCGAGCGGCTGCCCCGGGCGTTCATCCGGACGCGGTTTTTCCGGGTGGCCGGAATGGGCGAATCGGACCTCGACAATCTGATCGCGCCGATCTACCGGCCGTATTCGAATCCGGTGACGACGATCCTGGCAGCGGAGGGGGACGTGCAGATCCACCTGCGGGCGCGGGGCGAAACGGAGCAGGAGGCGGAGGCGCTGGCCGAAGAACTCGGGGCGAAGATTCTGGCCGCGCTCGGGGAGCGGGTGTACTCGACCGACGGAACGCCGCTGGAAGCGGTCGTGGGCCGGCTGCTCGCGGAGCGCGGGTTGAGCGTGGCCGTGGCGGAGAGCTGCACCGCAGGGCTGCTGGCGGCGCGGATGACCGAAGTGCCGGGAGCGTCGAAGTGGTTCGCCGGGGGATTCGTGGTGTATGGCGCGGCGATGAAGACGCGGCTGCTGGGGCTGGATGAAGCGCTGGTGCGGGACCACGGGGTCGTGAGCGAGGCGGTGGCGGTGGCGATGGCGGAGTCGGCGCGCGACCGGACCGGGGCGTCCTTCGCGCTGTCGATTACGGGGGAGGCGGGACCGGAGTCTTCGACGCCTGGCATCGAACCGGGCACGGTCTGGATCGGTCTGGCCGGACCCTCCGAGGCGGAGGCGAAGCTCTTCCGGTTTCCGGCAGGGCGGGAGCGGGTGCGCCGGTTCGCCGTGCAGAACGCCCTCCACCTGCTGTGGCGGAAGCTGAAAGAACAGTGA
- a CDS encoding flagellin, with protein sequence MSEGEAEAQDPKRSRPEGLQPKPRPEKETQIVAFTINTNIASMQAQEYLRVTQEFQSKTISRVTSGLRIVSSGDDAAGLAIANGFRSDQAVLTQGIRNANDGLATLQTIDSGINNISKLLDRARTLATQSASGTFNGNREVLNSEFQSVISEINRQAQAIGLNQGGDFAKNLSVFIGGGRGANNTEVITNGSVSVDLRRSTVDARSLGLSGYSAASDAAYDMSVYDDGTANDLQSAIGGATSMTFNLSGVGFDDAAISVNLTGVQDLKGLVEAINAGIASAAGGTSPGAVALRNANITAQINADGKGFSLVSASSAFAVEAGADAAARRIFGLTASNNVKVAGGLEARSFSFTAVSGTDTQIVTISALGADGSLQSVDVTLDASNAATAEAAADAINTALLASNKDGLMKIVAAEAGDGTDRVTFASTSAFKIVVQSGTAAVGLNGGTAVTDDSTADATAETTLDDSGGANLSISTQQAAERAVTALAEAVKKLGEAQAVVGKGQNQFNFAVSLAATQLTNLAASESRIRDADLAFEAANLTKAQILTQAGVAALAQANAAPQAVLSLLRG encoded by the coding sequence ATGAGCGAGGGTGAAGCCGAAGCGCAGGACCCGAAGCGGTCCCGGCCGGAAGGACTCCAGCCGAAGCCTCGGCCTGAAAAGGAGACACAGATCGTGGCGTTTACGATTAACACCAACATCGCCTCCATGCAGGCGCAGGAATACCTGCGCGTCACGCAGGAGTTTCAGTCCAAGACCATCAGCCGGGTCACCTCCGGCCTGCGCATCGTCAGCTCGGGCGACGACGCGGCGGGCCTGGCCATCGCCAACGGGTTCCGCAGCGATCAGGCCGTGCTGACCCAGGGCATCCGGAATGCCAACGACGGCCTGGCCACCTTGCAGACGATCGACAGCGGCATCAACAACATCAGCAAGCTGCTCGACCGCGCCCGCACGCTGGCCACGCAATCGGCTTCCGGCACGTTCAACGGCAACCGCGAGGTGCTCAACAGCGAGTTCCAGAGCGTCATCAGCGAAATCAACCGCCAGGCGCAGGCCATCGGGCTCAACCAGGGCGGCGACTTCGCCAAGAACCTGAGCGTCTTCATCGGCGGCGGCCGCGGCGCCAACAACACCGAAGTCATCACCAACGGCAGCGTCAGCGTCGACCTCCGCCGCTCGACCGTCGACGCCCGCAGTCTGGGCTTGAGCGGCTACTCCGCCGCCAGCGATGCCGCTTACGACATGAGCGTCTACGACGACGGCACCGCCAACGACCTCCAAAGCGCCATCGGCGGCGCCACGTCGATGACCTTCAACCTCTCCGGCGTCGGCTTCGACGATGCGGCCATCTCCGTCAACCTCACCGGCGTCCAGGACCTGAAGGGCCTCGTCGAGGCCATCAACGCCGGCATCGCCAGCGCCGCCGGCGGCACCTCCCCGGGCGCAGTCGCCCTCCGCAACGCCAACATCACCGCGCAGATCAACGCCGACGGCAAGGGCTTCTCGCTCGTCTCCGCTTCCAGCGCCTTCGCGGTCGAGGCCGGCGCAGATGCTGCCGCCCGCCGCATCTTCGGCCTCACCGCTTCAAACAACGTCAAGGTCGCCGGCGGCCTCGAAGCCCGTTCCTTCTCCTTCACCGCCGTCTCTGGCACCGATACCCAGATCGTCACCATCTCCGCCCTCGGCGCCGACGGCTCACTCCAGTCGGTCGACGTCACTCTCGACGCTTCCAATGCCGCTACCGCGGAAGCCGCTGCGGACGCCATCAACACCGCCCTGCTCGCCAGCAACAAAGACGGCCTGATGAAAATCGTGGCCGCCGAAGCCGGCGACGGCACCGACCGTGTCACCTTCGCCAGCACCTCCGCCTTCAAGATCGTCGTCCAGTCCGGCACAGCCGCCGTCGGCCTCAATGGCGGCACCGCTGTGACAGACGATTCCACCGCCGACGCCACCGCCGAAACCACTCTCGATGACAGCGGCGGCGCCAACCTCTCCATCTCCACCCAGCAGGCCGCCGAGCGCGCCGTCACCGCTCTGGCCGAGGCCGTGAAGAAACTCGGCGAAGCCCAGGCCGTCGTCGGCAAGGGCCAGAACCAGTTCAATTTCGCCGTCAGCCTCGCCGCCACCCAGCTCACCAACCTCGCCGCCAGCGAGTCCCGCATCCGCGATGCCGACCTCGCTTTCGAAGCGGCCAACCTGACCAAGGCCCAGATCCTCACCCAGGCCGGCGTCGCCGCCCTGGCCCAGGCCAACGCCGCCCCGCAGGCCGTCCTCAGCCTGCTCCGCGGCTGA
- the nuoD gene encoding NADH-quinone oxidoreductase subunit D, giving the protein MADTFLDSTELVLNMGPQHPSTHGVLRVILKLDGERVLSTECVIGYLHRGVEKIAENRTWQMFAPYVDRMDYVAAVSNGLGYCLAVEKLLGVEAPPRAQAVRVILTELNRIASHLLWLGTHALDIGAITPLFYCMRERELILNIYEKYCGARLTTHAFRIGGLQYETYEGFEKECLEFCDLFEKKIDEYEELLTGNRIWQQRLTGVGILTAEDCKEYGVTGPMLRAAGVKWDLRKAQPYSGYEKYDFEIPVRQNGDTYDRYIVRMQEMRQSVRIVRQAVAGIPAGPIMAKVGKVIKPPVGEAYVSIEAPKGELGYYVVSDGSTQPYRVRIRPPSFVNLQALDKMCRGALVADVVAIIGTTDIVLGEVDR; this is encoded by the coding sequence ATGGCGGACACCTTTCTGGATTCGACCGAGCTCGTGCTGAACATGGGGCCGCAGCACCCCTCGACGCACGGCGTGCTGCGGGTGATCCTCAAGCTGGACGGCGAACGCGTCCTGTCGACCGAATGCGTCATCGGCTACCTGCACCGCGGGGTGGAAAAGATCGCCGAGAACCGCACCTGGCAGATGTTCGCTCCGTACGTCGACCGCATGGACTATGTGGCGGCGGTGTCGAACGGGCTCGGCTACTGCCTGGCGGTGGAGAAGCTGCTGGGCGTGGAAGCGCCGCCGCGGGCGCAGGCCGTGCGGGTGATCCTGACGGAGCTGAACCGGATCGCGAGCCACCTGCTCTGGCTCGGCACGCACGCGCTCGACATCGGCGCCATCACGCCGCTGTTCTACTGCATGCGCGAGCGGGAGCTGATCCTGAACATTTACGAGAAATACTGCGGCGCGCGGCTGACGACGCACGCCTTCCGCATCGGCGGCCTGCAGTACGAAACGTACGAAGGCTTCGAAAAAGAGTGTCTGGAATTTTGCGATCTCTTCGAGAAAAAGATTGACGAATACGAGGAGCTGCTCACCGGCAACCGCATCTGGCAGCAGCGCCTGACGGGCGTGGGCATCCTGACGGCGGAAGACTGCAAAGAGTATGGCGTCACCGGGCCGATGCTGCGCGCGGCGGGCGTGAAGTGGGATCTCCGCAAGGCGCAGCCGTATTCGGGCTACGAGAAGTACGACTTCGAGATTCCCGTGCGCCAGAACGGCGACACCTACGACCGCTACATCGTGCGCATGCAGGAGATGCGGCAGAGCGTGCGGATCGTGCGGCAGGCCGTGGCTGGCATCCCCGCGGGGCCGATCATGGCGAAGGTAGGCAAGGTGATCAAGCCGCCCGTCGGCGAGGCGTACGTCTCCATCGAAGCGCCGAAGGGCGAGCTGGGCTATTACGTGGTGAGCGACGGATCCACGCAGCCCTACCGCGTGCGCATCCGTCCGCCTTCCTTCGTGAATCTCCAGGCGCTCGACAAGATGTGCCGCGGAGCGCTGGTGGCCGACGTGGTGGCGATCATCGGAACCACCGACATCGTGCTGGGCGAGGTGGACCGGTGA
- a CDS encoding phosphatidylglycerophosphatase A has translation MKSRAALVLATWFGCGFWPLGPGTAGSLGAVAAAWALHAWLGYGMAWHLALAAALFLPAVWAAGETARLKNAEDPGLVVIDEAVGQWIALAGAGAFTVAQAAAAFVLFRLFDIVKPWPVRALERLPGGWGIVADDAAAGAYAALVLAAGRAVAANVVQS, from the coding sequence ATGAAGAGTAGGGCCGCGCTCGTTCTGGCGACGTGGTTCGGCTGCGGCTTCTGGCCGCTGGGGCCGGGCACGGCGGGTTCGCTGGGCGCGGTTGCGGCGGCGTGGGCGCTGCATGCATGGCTCGGATACGGGATGGCGTGGCATCTGGCGCTGGCGGCGGCGCTGTTTCTGCCGGCGGTCTGGGCGGCAGGAGAAACGGCGCGGCTGAAGAACGCGGAAGATCCCGGGCTGGTGGTCATCGACGAAGCAGTAGGGCAGTGGATTGCCCTGGCGGGGGCGGGCGCGTTCACGGTCGCGCAGGCGGCGGCCGCGTTCGTGCTGTTCCGGCTGTTCGACATCGTCAAGCCCTGGCCGGTGCGGGCGCTGGAACGGCTGCCGGGCGGCTGGGGGATCGTGGCGGATGACGCGGCCGCCGGCGCGTATGCAGCGCTCGTGCTGGCCGCAGGCCGTGCAGTTGCGGCAAACGTGGTTCAATCGTAG
- the yacG gene encoding DNA gyrase inhibitor YacG has product MTLKLKCPICRKEVPFGAPEMPFCSERCRLIDLGKWADEEYRIPAEPAPGPAPEEKSGDADEE; this is encoded by the coding sequence ATGACGCTGAAACTGAAGTGCCCGATCTGCCGGAAAGAGGTGCCCTTCGGCGCGCCCGAGATGCCCTTCTGCAGCGAGCGGTGCCGCCTGATCGACCTGGGAAAGTGGGCGGATGAAGAGTACCGGATCCCGGCCGAACCGGCGCCCGGACCGGCGCCGGAAGAGAAGAGCGGGGACGCCGATGAAGAGTAG
- the nuoJ2 gene encoding NADH-quinone oxidoreductase subunit J, translating into MTEAVFFYCFAALAVAGAILTVTMRNAVHCAISLIASLGGVAGLYLMLHAEFLFAVQIVLYIGGIMVLFLFVIMLVNLEAAARERQFHRGWLGGVLCAAGTGAVLVWMWLRGVDTLRLPPSVQPTPREGGNVESLAMVLFRDYLVPFELASLLLLVAIVGGVMMAKKRI; encoded by the coding sequence ATGACGGAAGCGGTTTTCTTCTACTGTTTCGCGGCGCTGGCGGTGGCTGGCGCGATCCTGACGGTGACGATGCGCAACGCGGTGCACTGCGCGATCTCGCTGATCGCGTCGCTGGGCGGCGTGGCGGGCCTGTACCTGATGCTGCACGCGGAGTTCCTCTTCGCGGTCCAGATCGTGCTCTACATCGGCGGCATCATGGTCCTGTTCCTGTTCGTCATCATGCTGGTGAACCTCGAGGCGGCGGCGCGGGAGCGGCAGTTCCACCGCGGCTGGCTCGGGGGCGTGCTGTGCGCTGCCGGCACGGGCGCCGTGCTCGTGTGGATGTGGCTGCGCGGCGTGGACACGCTGCGGCTGCCCCCGTCGGTGCAGCCGACGCCGCGCGAGGGCGGCAACGTCGAGAGCCTGGCGATGGTGCTGTTCCGCGATTACCTGGTGCCGTTCGAGCTGGCGTCGCTGCTGCTTCTGGTGGCGATCGTCGGCGGCGTGATGATGGCGAAGAAGAGGATCTGA
- the rimO gene encoding ribosomal protein S12 methylthiotransferase RimO has translation MLESGKKRLKIGFVSLGCPKNLVDTEVMMGTLAARGHELTPDASEADAIVVNTCSFIDPAKQESVDAILEMAEFKKTGRAKKLIVAGCLVERFRGDIRKEIPEVDAVVGTNEIERIADVCEGIDEGGGGGAAPYLYHELTPRVLATPRHYAYIKINEGCDHPCTFCVIPQFRGRFRSRQPESVLAEARALLAQGVREINLIGQDTTAYGEDLGLKDGLASLLAQLAQLEAPRGKWIRFLYCYPNRITGRLLETLAAHEALVKYIDMPLQHASARILKRMKRGASGDIFLRLLEKIRKAVPGVAIRTSMIVGFPGETEQDFAELCQFVEAAEFDRLGVFGYSDEETSESYHLDGKVDRRTIYHRKRRLMALQRKISRRRNRALVGRELPVLIEGTSPDSGLVWQARLETQAPDIDGVCYVGDPGPRAPRAGQFRRMRITKAHDYDLVGDLTDDPPADPPAAAANPFRIIHGAVGRPHAHQ, from the coding sequence GTGCTGGAATCGGGGAAAAAACGCTTGAAAATCGGATTTGTCAGCCTGGGCTGTCCCAAAAATCTGGTCGACACGGAAGTGATGATGGGCACGCTGGCGGCGCGCGGTCATGAACTGACCCCGGACGCAAGCGAGGCGGACGCCATCGTGGTCAATACCTGCTCCTTCATCGACCCCGCCAAGCAGGAATCGGTGGATGCCATTCTCGAAATGGCGGAATTCAAGAAAACAGGGCGGGCGAAAAAGCTGATCGTCGCCGGCTGCCTGGTGGAGCGCTTCCGCGGCGACATCCGGAAAGAGATTCCGGAAGTGGACGCTGTGGTGGGGACCAACGAGATCGAACGGATCGCCGACGTCTGCGAAGGGATCGATGAAGGCGGCGGCGGCGGGGCGGCGCCCTACCTGTACCACGAGCTGACGCCGCGGGTGCTGGCGACGCCGCGGCACTACGCCTACATCAAGATCAACGAGGGATGCGACCACCCCTGCACGTTCTGCGTGATTCCGCAGTTCCGGGGGCGGTTCCGCAGCCGGCAGCCGGAGAGCGTCCTGGCGGAGGCGCGGGCGCTGCTCGCGCAGGGCGTGCGGGAGATCAACCTGATCGGGCAGGACACGACAGCCTACGGGGAGGACCTTGGGCTGAAGGACGGGCTGGCTTCGCTGCTGGCGCAGCTGGCGCAGCTCGAGGCCCCGCGGGGGAAGTGGATCCGGTTCCTGTACTGCTATCCGAACCGGATCACCGGCAGGCTGCTCGAGACGCTGGCGGCGCATGAAGCGCTGGTGAAGTACATCGACATGCCGCTTCAGCACGCGTCGGCGCGCATCCTGAAACGGATGAAACGGGGCGCCTCGGGCGACATTTTCCTGCGGCTGCTCGAAAAGATCCGGAAAGCGGTGCCCGGCGTGGCCATCCGGACGTCAATGATCGTGGGATTTCCCGGAGAAACAGAGCAGGATTTCGCCGAATTATGCCAGTTTGTCGAAGCGGCGGAATTCGACCGTCTGGGCGTATTCGGCTATTCGGACGAAGAAACCAGCGAGAGTTATCACCTGGACGGCAAAGTGGACCGGCGGACGATTTACCACCGGAAGCGGCGGCTGATGGCGCTGCAAAGGAAAATCTCGCGTCGCCGGAACCGGGCGCTTGTGGGGCGGGAGCTGCCCGTGCTGATCGAAGGGACGTCGCCTGACAGCGGGCTGGTGTGGCAGGCGCGGCTGGAGACGCAGGCGCCCGACATCGATGGCGTGTGCTACGTGGGCGATCCGGGGCCGCGCGCGCCGCGGGCGGGCCAGTTCCGGCGGATGCGGATCACGAAGGCGCACGACTATGATCTGGTGGGAGACCTGACGGACGATCCGCCGGCCGATCCGCCCGCCGCGGCGGCGAATCCGTTCCGCATCATTCACGGCGCGGTTGGCCGTCCGCACGCACATCAATGA
- a CDS encoding CarD family transcriptional regulator translates to MTFQIGEKVVYPNHGVGTIENISSRTFGNQTEKFYLLRLSANNMTVMVPFSHVEQVGLRKVTKNGEINKVLTFLANGRSKTCQDWKDRFKENSAKMQSGSLLEIAEVLKCLVEIQSQKPLSFREKKMLERARLMLVSELATSRGVSEEEAVLLLSRSLAKASLKFPEPL, encoded by the coding sequence ATGACCTTTCAAATCGGCGAGAAGGTGGTCTACCCGAACCATGGGGTAGGCACAATCGAGAACATCAGTTCCCGAACCTTCGGCAATCAGACCGAAAAGTTCTATCTCCTCCGGCTCTCCGCGAACAACATGACCGTCATGGTTCCCTTCTCCCACGTCGAACAGGTGGGGCTGCGCAAGGTGACCAAGAACGGCGAGATCAACAAGGTCCTGACTTTCCTGGCCAACGGGCGCAGCAAGACGTGCCAGGACTGGAAGGATCGTTTCAAGGAGAATTCCGCGAAAATGCAGAGCGGAAGCCTCCTGGAAATCGCCGAAGTCCTGAAGTGCCTGGTGGAAATTCAGTCGCAGAAGCCGCTCTCGTTCCGCGAAAAGAAAATGCTGGAGCGCGCGCGCCTGATGCTGGTTTCCGAACTGGCGACGTCCCGCGGCGTCTCCGAGGAGGAAGCCGTTCTCCTGCTGTCCCGTTCTCTTGCCAAGGCGAGTCTGAAGTTTCCCGAGCCTCTTTGA
- the lpxB gene encoding lipid-A-disaccharide synthase, which translates to MKILVSAGEPSGDRYAAGVVRALARRLPGAGFFGCPGPEMAAAGVRAVADQSALSVVGLVEVLGHLPGIWRQFRRLEAAARAERPDAALLTDSAAFHLRLAARLRKLGIPVFHLVAPQAWAWREGRVRQLRRNVAELHCIFPFEEDFFRSRGVNACYIGHPLARVVRPSLGRGEFFSRLRIPSGRPLVTLCPGSRRGEIARHLPVLREAVERISAARACTFLLAAPARSEERFGRAFFEPLCGAGRVRYCEGETWDAMAHADLTLAASGTVTTEAALLGSPMVIFYRVHPLTWRLGRPFVRVPFFSIVNLVAGREVAPELIQHDCTGERLAAEALRLLSDETARRQMRASLESVRSALATDRDPYEVSAARIAAFLNREVSA; encoded by the coding sequence GTGAAAATCCTGGTTTCGGCCGGCGAGCCCTCAGGCGACCGCTACGCCGCCGGCGTCGTCCGCGCCCTTGCCCGCAGGCTGCCCGGCGCCGGGTTTTTCGGCTGCCCGGGTCCGGAGATGGCCGCTGCAGGCGTGCGCGCTGTGGCCGACCAGTCTGCGCTCTCGGTGGTCGGCCTCGTGGAGGTGCTGGGCCACCTGCCGGGCATCTGGCGCCAGTTCCGCCGCCTGGAGGCGGCCGCCCGCGCCGAGCGCCCCGACGCCGCGCTTCTCACCGACAGCGCCGCCTTCCATCTGCGCCTCGCCGCCCGCCTGCGGAAACTCGGCATCCCGGTTTTCCATCTCGTCGCTCCGCAGGCGTGGGCGTGGCGCGAAGGCCGCGTCCGCCAACTCCGCCGAAACGTGGCCGAGCTCCACTGCATCTTCCCTTTCGAGGAGGATTTCTTCCGCTCCCGCGGCGTCAACGCCTGCTACATCGGCCATCCCCTGGCACGCGTGGTGCGGCCGTCGCTCGGGCGCGGCGAGTTCTTCTCCCGTCTCCGCATTCCTTCCGGCCGGCCGCTGGTGACGCTCTGTCCGGGCAGCCGGCGCGGAGAGATCGCGCGGCACCTGCCTGTCCTGCGCGAGGCGGTCGAGCGCATCTCGGCCGCACGGGCCTGCACCTTCCTGCTCGCCGCTCCGGCGCGCAGCGAAGAACGGTTCGGCCGCGCTTTCTTTGAACCCCTTTGCGGGGCGGGAAGAGTCCGATACTGTGAGGGAGAAACCTGGGACGCCATGGCGCACGCAGACCTGACGCTCGCCGCCAGCGGCACGGTCACCACCGAAGCCGCTCTGCTCGGCTCGCCCATGGTGATCTTCTACCGCGTCCACCCGCTCACCTGGAGGCTGGGCCGCCCGTTTGTGCGCGTCCCTTTTTTCTCCATCGTCAATCTGGTCGCCGGCCGCGAGGTGGCGCCCGAACTCATCCAGCACGACTGCACCGGCGAACGCCTGGCGGCAGAAGCCCTGCGCCTGCTGTCCGACGAAACGGCGCGCCGCCAGATGCGCGCTTCCCTGGAAAGCGTCCGCTCGGCGCTGGCTACGGACCGCGACCCCTACGAAGTTTCCGCGGCGCGCATCGCCGCCTTCCTGAATCGAGAGGTTTCCGCATGA